One Sebastes umbrosus isolate fSebUmb1 chromosome 6, fSebUmb1.pri, whole genome shotgun sequence DNA window includes the following coding sequences:
- the her9 gene encoding hairy-related 9 isoform X2, with the protein MPADTLEKQTASPLAGAPASGAHTPDKPKNASEHRKSSKPIMEKRRRARINESLGQLKTLILDALKKDSSRHSKLEKADILEMTVKHLRNLQRVQMSALSADATVISKYRAGFNECMNEVTRFLSTSEGVNTEVRSRLLNHLSSCMGQMLSMNYPQQSASQQAHLAQPLHVQLPSTLPINAAAAAAAMGAKLSSVEAISQKVFGGFQLVPASDGQFAFLIPNPAFASSTTAPVIPLYANAGVPVAVNASPVHSSFNASPVHGSSASTAGSPVHGMTSFSGGSQAVSPVGVSTGSEGSEPVWRPW; encoded by the exons ATGCCAGCCGACACTCTGGAGAAGCAGACCGCGTCTCCTCTCGCCGGTGCCCCAGCGAGCGGAGCGCACACACCGGACAAACCCAAAAACGCCAGCGAGCACAGAAAa TCATCCAAACCGATCATGGAGAAACGCCGCAGAGCGAGAATAAACGAGAGCCTCGGGCAGCTCAAGACTCTCATCCTGGACGCACTGAAAAAAGAT AGCTCCAGACACTCCAAGCTGGAGAAAGCAGACATCCTGGAGATGACAGTTAAGCACTTGAGGAACCTGCAGCGCGTCCAGATGAGCG CTCTCTCAGCAGATGCCACCGTCATCAGCAAATACAGAGCCGGATTCAACGAGTGCATGAACGAGGTGACGCGCTTCCTGTCCACCTCCGAGGGGGTGAACACGGAGGTGAGGTCTCGGCTCCTCAACCACCTGTCCAGCTGCATGGGCCAGATGTTGTCCATGAACTACCCGCAGCAATCCGCGTCCCAGCAGGCGCACCTGGCTCAACCTCTCCATGTGCAGCTGCCGTCCACTCTGCCCAtcaacgctgctgctgctgctgctgctatggGCGCCAAACTCAGTTCAGTGGAGGCCATCTCCCAGAAGGTGTTTGGTGGCTTCCAGCTGGTTCCTGCATCCGATGGACAGTTCGCCTTTTTGATCCCTAACCCGGCCTTCGCCTCATCCACCACGGCTCCAGTCATCCCCCTTTACGCAAACGCAGGAGTGCCTGTTGCGGTCAACGCCAGTCCAGTGCACAGCAGCTTCAACGCCAGTCCGGTGCACGGCAGCTCCGCGTCCACTGCAGGTTCTCCGGTCCACGGCATGACGTCCTTCTCCGGGGGGTCCCAGGCGGTCAGCCCGGTGGGAGTGAGCACCGGATCGGAGGGCAGCGAGCCTGTGTGGAGGCCTTGGTAG
- the her9 gene encoding hairy-related 9 isoform X1 — translation MPADTLEKQTASPLAGAPASGAHTPDKPKNASEHRKSSKPIMEKRRRARINESLGQLKTLILDALKKDSSRHSKLEKADILEMTVKHLRNLQRVQMSAALSADATVISKYRAGFNECMNEVTRFLSTSEGVNTEVRSRLLNHLSSCMGQMLSMNYPQQSASQQAHLAQPLHVQLPSTLPINAAAAAAAMGAKLSSVEAISQKVFGGFQLVPASDGQFAFLIPNPAFASSTTAPVIPLYANAGVPVAVNASPVHSSFNASPVHGSSASTAGSPVHGMTSFSGGSQAVSPVGVSTGSEGSEPVWRPW, via the exons ATGCCAGCCGACACTCTGGAGAAGCAGACCGCGTCTCCTCTCGCCGGTGCCCCAGCGAGCGGAGCGCACACACCGGACAAACCCAAAAACGCCAGCGAGCACAGAAAa TCATCCAAACCGATCATGGAGAAACGCCGCAGAGCGAGAATAAACGAGAGCCTCGGGCAGCTCAAGACTCTCATCCTGGACGCACTGAAAAAAGAT AGCTCCAGACACTCCAAGCTGGAGAAAGCAGACATCCTGGAGATGACAGTTAAGCACTTGAGGAACCTGCAGCGCGTCCAGATGAGCG CAGCTCTCTCAGCAGATGCCACCGTCATCAGCAAATACAGAGCCGGATTCAACGAGTGCATGAACGAGGTGACGCGCTTCCTGTCCACCTCCGAGGGGGTGAACACGGAGGTGAGGTCTCGGCTCCTCAACCACCTGTCCAGCTGCATGGGCCAGATGTTGTCCATGAACTACCCGCAGCAATCCGCGTCCCAGCAGGCGCACCTGGCTCAACCTCTCCATGTGCAGCTGCCGTCCACTCTGCCCAtcaacgctgctgctgctgctgctgctatggGCGCCAAACTCAGTTCAGTGGAGGCCATCTCCCAGAAGGTGTTTGGTGGCTTCCAGCTGGTTCCTGCATCCGATGGACAGTTCGCCTTTTTGATCCCTAACCCGGCCTTCGCCTCATCCACCACGGCTCCAGTCATCCCCCTTTACGCAAACGCAGGAGTGCCTGTTGCGGTCAACGCCAGTCCAGTGCACAGCAGCTTCAACGCCAGTCCGGTGCACGGCAGCTCCGCGTCCACTGCAGGTTCTCCGGTCCACGGCATGACGTCCTTCTCCGGGGGGTCCCAGGCGGTCAGCCCGGTGGGAGTGAGCACCGGATCGGAGGGCAGCGAGCCTGTGTGGAGGCCTTGGTAG